A single genomic interval of Bacillus smithii harbors:
- a CDS encoding putative sporulation protein YtxC, which produces MIEILFSNQLDAFKWSEFSKKNHVKVELQQKRFSTAPYFVRHPQKTWNSSSICTVFIEFMLEWKRIQWAKQLLETSYWYKDKEESQRILEIICEMFSGERKELIQLLEEFPEVPFLRDSFLSLPENESHVHFEGFAKFRLKPFWDRVGKYVELAIDEFKMEQEYQVFIHMQREFLRKKEQQIPMLRVYLHENEPIFYDESFQRLHQDDLLRVLDKRLLVNRPLTVDCFTLVPLLSLAPGHIRLYTDEGESGLSRTIQNIFEERVTLLPARQFWEEQWKIGSKDAAN; this is translated from the coding sequence TTGATTGAAATTTTATTTTCCAACCAGCTTGATGCTTTCAAATGGAGCGAGTTCTCGAAAAAGAATCATGTGAAAGTTGAGCTGCAGCAAAAGCGATTTTCAACCGCTCCGTATTTCGTTCGCCATCCGCAAAAGACATGGAATTCGAGTTCGATTTGCACGGTGTTTATAGAATTTATGTTGGAATGGAAACGAATCCAATGGGCAAAACAATTATTAGAAACGTCTTATTGGTACAAGGATAAAGAAGAAAGCCAACGAATTCTGGAGATTATTTGCGAGATGTTTTCCGGTGAAAGAAAGGAACTGATCCAACTGCTGGAAGAGTTTCCTGAAGTACCGTTCTTGCGGGATTCTTTTCTTTCTTTGCCGGAGAATGAGTCCCATGTTCATTTTGAAGGATTCGCTAAATTTCGGCTTAAACCGTTTTGGGATCGAGTGGGCAAATACGTGGAACTGGCTATTGATGAATTTAAAATGGAGCAGGAATATCAAGTATTCATTCATATGCAACGAGAATTTTTGCGGAAGAAAGAACAGCAAATCCCCATGTTAAGAGTGTATTTACACGAAAACGAACCGATCTTTTACGATGAAAGCTTTCAAAGGCTCCATCAAGATGATTTATTAAGAGTTTTGGATAAACGGTTATTAGTGAACCGTCCGCTGACGGTAGATTGCTTTACATTGGTGCCGTTATTATCGCTTGCCCCCGGCCACATCCGACTGTATACGGATGAAGGGGAATCAGGGCTTTCCAGAACGATTCAAAATATTTTTGAAGAGAGAGTGACCTTGCTTCCTGCTCGTCAATTTTGGGAAGAGCAATGGAAGATTGGATCAAAAGATGCCGCCAATTAA
- the dnaI gene encoding primosomal protein DnaI, with amino-acid sequence MKRIQDSLKRLSSPDFHKRYQAVRKDILGNPDVSDFLEKHRDEVDSEVLDKSLGKLYEYITQSKGCQGCPDLSQCRNMMQGYEPVLVMRKGSIDIEYRRCQRKIIFDEQRKTEKLIQSIYVPKEVLKASFETFDFNTPGRIKALKYAEEFVAGYHTQKQQRGLYLYGHFGVGKSYLLGAIANELANVGVPSYIVYFPEFVREMKQSLNDHSINEKLDMIKKTPVLMLDDVGAESVSSWMRDDILGPILQYRSLERLPTFFSSNFDYDELEFHFSHSQRGEEEKLKAARIMERIKFLTIAVKLDGPNRRER; translated from the coding sequence ATGAAACGTATCCAAGATTCGCTAAAACGGCTTAGTTCGCCCGATTTTCACAAAAGATACCAGGCGGTGCGCAAGGATATCTTGGGAAATCCGGATGTTTCCGACTTTTTGGAAAAGCATCGAGACGAAGTGGACTCGGAAGTTTTGGATAAAAGTTTAGGAAAATTATATGAATATATAACCCAAAGTAAAGGTTGTCAAGGCTGCCCCGATTTAAGCCAATGCAGAAATATGATGCAGGGGTATGAACCTGTGCTGGTCATGCGAAAGGGCAGTATTGATATCGAATACAGACGCTGCCAAAGAAAAATCATCTTTGATGAGCAGCGGAAAACAGAAAAATTGATTCAAAGCATCTATGTTCCGAAAGAAGTGTTGAAGGCTTCATTTGAGACGTTCGATTTCAATACTCCTGGGAGAATTAAAGCGCTCAAATATGCCGAAGAATTTGTTGCGGGCTATCATACTCAAAAGCAACAGAGGGGTTTATATTTGTACGGGCATTTTGGCGTTGGAAAATCTTATTTATTAGGAGCAATCGCCAACGAGTTGGCAAATGTCGGTGTTCCCTCGTATATTGTTTATTTTCCTGAGTTTGTAAGAGAAATGAAGCAGTCATTAAACGACCATTCCATCAATGAAAAACTCGATATGATTAAAAAAACACCGGTTCTTATGCTGGACGATGTCGGTGCAGAATCCGTGTCCAGCTGGATGCGAGATGATATTCTGGGCCCCATTCTTCAATACCGCAGCTTGGAAAGACTGCCTACTTTTTTCAGCTCCAATTTTGATTATGATGAACTGGAGTTTCATTTTTCTCATTCGCAAAGAGGAGAAGAAGAGAAGTTGAAGGCCGCCAGAATTATGGAACGAATCAAATTTTTGACCATCGCTGTAAAATTGGATGGTCCTAATAGAAGAGAAAGGTAG
- a CDS encoding replication initiation and membrane attachment family protein: protein MKPFWNELQPVDEYSVKLSGILHDTDRKILTFLYQPLIGSACFSLYMTLWAQAEENRLWSKTSNHYGLMNFLNMNLKTIYHERLKLEGIGLLKTYVKEMGDSRSYIYELLPPLTPEQFFQDGMLNVFLYRKIGRSQFLRLKKFFSNETIEHESYKEVTRSWPEVFSSSPSAVMDSEALSDSQSETGEEFLKRPENPGLTLNDEQFDFQLLESGLKSVMVPKQTLTPQVKETILKLSHLYGINELEMKNILLSALDENDEVDIDQLRKSARDWYQLKVNPELPELVDLVQPPVLRSQTKGDSPEDELIVYLETTSPRQLLIDISGSMPSKADLQAIEEIMFQQKLSPGVVNVLIQYVLLKTDMKLSKAYLEKVAAHWARKKIKTVKEALELAKKEHRQYLEWANQKKTTNQTNQMKKKPVRIEKLPDWFQEYESKKSASKEEDEDFDFEAEKRKLEEKLKKRKTAGGEHK, encoded by the coding sequence ATGAAACCGTTTTGGAATGAATTGCAACCAGTGGATGAGTATTCGGTCAAATTAAGCGGAATCCTTCATGACACCGATCGAAAAATTCTTACCTTTCTGTATCAACCGTTAATCGGCTCTGCTTGTTTTAGTTTATATATGACGCTTTGGGCCCAAGCGGAGGAAAATCGGCTTTGGTCCAAAACTTCCAATCATTATGGGTTGATGAATTTTTTAAATATGAATTTAAAAACGATTTATCATGAACGATTAAAATTAGAAGGAATCGGATTGTTAAAAACATATGTAAAAGAAATGGGAGACTCCCGAAGCTATATTTATGAGTTATTGCCGCCGCTGACGCCGGAACAGTTTTTTCAAGATGGGATGCTGAACGTCTTTTTATATCGCAAAATCGGTCGTTCTCAATTTTTGCGATTGAAGAAATTTTTTTCAAATGAAACGATTGAACATGAATCTTATAAAGAAGTGACAAGATCATGGCCGGAGGTGTTCTCTTCTTCGCCGTCTGCCGTTATGGATTCGGAAGCACTTTCCGATAGCCAATCTGAAACGGGGGAAGAATTTTTAAAAAGACCGGAAAATCCCGGACTTACACTGAATGACGAACAATTCGATTTTCAGCTTTTGGAAAGCGGATTGAAAAGTGTCATGGTGCCGAAACAAACGCTTACTCCGCAAGTGAAAGAAACGATTTTGAAGTTATCCCATCTATATGGCATCAATGAATTGGAAATGAAGAATATTCTTTTAAGCGCATTGGATGAGAACGATGAGGTGGATATTGATCAATTACGAAAATCAGCCAGAGATTGGTACCAGTTAAAGGTAAATCCTGAACTTCCGGAACTAGTGGATTTAGTGCAGCCTCCCGTATTGCGAAGCCAAACAAAAGGAGACAGCCCTGAAGATGAACTGATTGTATACTTGGAAACGACTTCTCCACGACAGCTGTTGATTGACATATCGGGAAGTATGCCTTCTAAAGCTGATTTGCAGGCGATTGAAGAGATTATGTTCCAGCAAAAGCTCTCGCCGGGTGTCGTTAATGTTTTGATCCAATACGTATTGTTAAAAACAGATATGAAATTGTCAAAGGCTTACTTGGAGAAAGTGGCCGCACATTGGGCACGAAAGAAGATAAAGACGGTAAAAGAAGCGTTGGAATTGGCCAAAAAAGAGCATCGCCAATATTTGGAGTGGGCGAATCAGAAAAAGACAACGAACCAAACGAACCAAATGAAAAAAAAGCCCGTCCGTATCGAAAAGCTGCCTGATTGGTTTCAAGAATACGAATCGAAAAAATCAGCCTCGAAGGAAGAGGACGAAGATTTTGACTTTGAGGCGGAAAAACGGAAGTTGGAAGAAAAATTAAAGAAAAGAAAAACGGCGGGAGGTGAACATAAATGA
- the nrdR gene encoding transcriptional regulator NrdR, with protein sequence MRCPACQHNGTRVVDSRPVDEGRSIRRRRECESCSYRFTTFERVEELPLIVIKKENTREEFSREKILRGLIKACEKRPVSLEQLEQITLDIEKEIRNEGVSEVHSEKIGEMVMDRLAKVDEVSYVRFASVYRQFKDINVFLEELKELIKKEK encoded by the coding sequence ATGAGATGTCCAGCATGTCAGCACAACGGCACCCGCGTGGTGGATTCAAGGCCGGTCGATGAAGGAAGATCGATACGCAGAAGGCGCGAATGCGAAAGCTGTTCCTATCGATTTACCACGTTTGAACGTGTGGAAGAGCTGCCGCTGATCGTGATCAAAAAAGAAAATACTCGGGAAGAATTCAGCCGAGAAAAAATATTACGCGGTCTCATTAAAGCTTGCGAGAAGCGTCCGGTCTCTCTTGAGCAGCTGGAACAGATCACGCTCGATATCGAAAAAGAAATCCGAAATGAAGGTGTATCAGAAGTTCATTCAGAGAAAATCGGTGAAATGGTGATGGATCGTTTGGCGAAAGTGGATGAAGTCTCATATGTCCGCTTTGCTTCCGTTTATCGTCAATTCAAGGATATAAATGTATTTTTAGAAGAATTGAAAGAACTGATCAAAAAAGAAAAATAA
- the speD gene encoding adenosylmethionine decarboxylase produces METMGRHVISELWGCEFEKLNDVEQIEKIFVEAALKSGAEIREVAFHKFAPQGVSGVVIISESHLTIHSFPEHGYASIDVYTCGDLNPNIAADYIAEALGAQTRETIELPRGMGPVQVKSQNIKAL; encoded by the coding sequence ATGGAAACAATGGGTCGTCATGTCATTTCTGAACTTTGGGGCTGTGAATTTGAAAAACTGAACGATGTGGAACAAATTGAAAAAATCTTCGTGGAAGCCGCATTGAAATCTGGTGCAGAAATCAGAGAGGTAGCATTTCATAAATTTGCTCCTCAAGGCGTAAGCGGGGTAGTGATTATATCAGAATCACATTTAACGATTCATAGCTTCCCAGAGCACGGATATGCAAGCATTGACGTTTATACATGCGGCGATTTGAATCCGAATATTGCTGCTGATTATATAGCTGAAGCATTAGGTGCCCAGACTCGTGAAACCATTGAATTGCCGAGAGGGATGGGCCCGGTACAAGTGAAGTCTCAAAATATAAAAGCATTGTAA
- a CDS encoding glyceraldehyde-3-phosphate dehydrogenase translates to MKARIAINGFGRIGRMFLRRAILEEKLDIVAINASYPAATLAHLIKYDSNHGKFEGEVEAEDNAIIVNNKKIQLLNNRNPAELPWGDLQIDIVIEATGKFNSREKASLHLEAGAKKVILTAPGKNEDVTIVMGVNESDLNIEKHHIISNASCTTNCLAPVAKVLDEEFGIENGLMTTVHAYTNDQKNIDNPHKDLRRARSCGQSIIPTTTGAAKALALVLPQLKGKLHGMALRVPTPNVSLVDLVVDLRREVTADEINQAFIAASQGPLKGKLGFTTEPLVSIDFNTDSRSAIIDGLSTIVIGGKKAKVLAWYDNEWGYSCRVVELATFVAQEMEKKAEMKIG, encoded by the coding sequence ATGAAGGCGAGAATAGCAATCAATGGCTTTGGCCGCATAGGAAGGATGTTTTTACGAAGAGCCATTTTAGAAGAAAAATTAGATATTGTAGCCATTAATGCAAGCTACCCTGCTGCTACTTTAGCTCATCTCATTAAATATGACTCCAATCATGGAAAGTTTGAAGGAGAGGTCGAAGCAGAAGACAACGCCATTATTGTCAACAACAAAAAAATTCAATTATTAAACAACCGAAATCCAGCAGAGCTTCCTTGGGGAGATCTTCAAATAGATATCGTGATTGAAGCAACTGGCAAATTTAATTCCCGTGAAAAAGCGTCTCTTCACCTTGAGGCCGGAGCGAAAAAAGTCATTTTGACGGCGCCCGGCAAAAATGAGGATGTTACGATTGTCATGGGCGTGAATGAAAGCGATTTAAACATAGAAAAGCATCATATTATTTCCAATGCTTCTTGTACCACCAACTGTCTGGCGCCGGTAGCGAAAGTGCTGGATGAAGAATTCGGCATCGAAAATGGGTTGATGACAACCGTTCATGCTTATACAAATGATCAGAAAAATATTGATAATCCTCACAAAGATTTGCGAAGAGCCCGCAGCTGCGGCCAGTCCATCATACCGACCACTACAGGGGCGGCTAAAGCGCTGGCGCTTGTGCTGCCGCAATTGAAAGGAAAACTGCATGGGATGGCGCTGCGCGTGCCGACTCCGAACGTGTCTTTAGTGGATTTAGTGGTGGATTTGCGACGGGAAGTTACGGCCGATGAAATTAATCAAGCGTTTATTGCCGCCAGCCAAGGTCCTTTAAAAGGAAAACTTGGATTCACTACCGAACCGCTTGTTTCCATCGATTTTAATACCGATTCACGTTCTGCCATAATCGATGGATTATCCACGATCGTCATCGGCGGAAAAAAGGCAAAAGTGTTGGCTTGGTATGACAATGAATGGGGTTATTCCTGCCGTGTAGTGGAGTTGGCCACTTTTGTCGCGCAAGAAATGGAAAAAAAAGCTGAAATGAAAATTGGTTGA
- the coaE gene encoding dephospho-CoA kinase (Dephospho-CoA kinase (CoaE) performs the final step in coenzyme A biosynthesis.) — protein MAAIIGLTGGIASGKSTVSSLLKEKGFTVIDADVAARIVVQPGEEAYKKIVETFGKDILLENGEINRPKLGDLVFRDEQKRLQLNAIVHPAVRKQMLLEKEQAIRNGKQTIFLDIPLLFESGLTWMVDKTIVVYVDENIQLQRLMKRNGLDKEAAEIRISAQMSLEEKASKADAVINNNGTITETKKQLEHIIEIWALRP, from the coding sequence ATGGCTGCCATTATCGGTTTAACCGGCGGCATCGCCAGTGGAAAAAGCACGGTATCAAGTCTTTTGAAAGAAAAGGGCTTTACAGTGATTGATGCCGACGTTGCCGCAAGGATTGTCGTTCAACCTGGAGAAGAGGCTTATAAAAAAATAGTGGAGACATTCGGAAAAGACATTCTGTTGGAGAATGGGGAAATTAACCGACCTAAGCTTGGCGACCTCGTATTTCGCGACGAGCAGAAAAGACTTCAACTGAACGCTATTGTACATCCGGCTGTTCGAAAACAGATGCTTTTGGAAAAAGAGCAGGCCATTCGGAATGGAAAGCAAACGATTTTTTTAGATATTCCGCTTCTTTTTGAAAGCGGACTGACATGGATGGTGGATAAAACCATCGTGGTCTATGTAGATGAAAACATACAGCTTCAACGACTGATGAAACGAAACGGTTTAGATAAAGAGGCTGCCGAGATTCGAATCTCGGCACAAATGTCTCTTGAAGAAAAAGCCAGTAAAGCGGATGCAGTGATCAATAACAATGGGACCATTACCGAAACAAAAAAACAGTTGGAACATATCATCGAAATATGGGCCCTCCGCCCGTAA
- the ytaF gene encoding sporulation membrane protein YtaF, whose product MNNGRAPSIYYFQADRKEIAQMGSFFSLLLLAFAVSLDNFSTGLAYGIKQMKLPLKSVVILSCCSGVALLLAMMIGRLFGQILSPHLASLIGGIILIGLGAWALFPLFRSHQKDEEELPHEKMIFKLELKSVGLVISILKTPTKADFDRSGTITGLEAVMLGIALSLDAFGAGLGAAMLGYSPVFLSASVAIMSLIFVSAGLKMGSVFSKRQWVQRLTYLPGLLLMLIGFWKIG is encoded by the coding sequence ATGAACAATGGGCGAGCTCCTTCCATATATTATTTTCAGGCAGATAGGAAGGAGATTGCACAAATGGGATCATTCTTTTCTTTACTCTTACTTGCGTTTGCGGTTAGTCTTGATAATTTCAGTACGGGACTTGCCTACGGCATCAAACAAATGAAACTCCCTTTGAAGTCTGTCGTGATTCTTTCTTGCTGTTCAGGTGTGGCTTTGCTGCTGGCAATGATGATCGGCCGCTTATTCGGCCAGATATTGTCCCCGCATTTGGCATCGCTGATTGGCGGCATTATTTTGATCGGTTTGGGAGCATGGGCGCTTTTTCCGCTTTTTCGCAGCCATCAAAAAGATGAAGAAGAGCTTCCGCATGAAAAGATGATTTTTAAATTGGAATTAAAGTCCGTCGGTTTAGTGATTAGTATTTTAAAGACGCCGACAAAAGCGGATTTTGATCGATCGGGAACGATTACGGGCCTGGAAGCGGTCATGCTTGGAATTGCTTTATCCCTTGATGCTTTCGGAGCCGGATTGGGAGCGGCCATGCTTGGCTATTCTCCCGTTTTTTTATCCGCATCCGTTGCCATTATGAGTCTAATATTTGTTTCTGCCGGGCTGAAGATGGGGTCCGTATTTTCCAAGAGGCAATGGGTGCAAAGATTAACGTATCTCCCCGGATTGCTGTTAATGTTAATTGGATTTTGGAAAATTGGTTAA